A genomic window from Punica granatum isolate Tunisia-2019 chromosome 2, ASM765513v2, whole genome shotgun sequence includes:
- the LOC116195182 gene encoding endoglucanase 16 isoform X2, translating to MGVRLRGPAAISVACFAIFGGLFVPVMSTGFNYKDALTKSLIFLEAQRSGKLPPNHRLSWRGDSALEDGKLANVDLVGGYYDAGDNVKYGLPMAFTVTTLSWAAIFYHRELQVAGELRNVQAAIKWGTDYFLKASSKKNRLYVQVGDPVPDHSCWVRPENMKTPRTVLKIDENNPGSEIAAETAAAMAASSIVFRLSDRPYARRLLNKAKLLFQFARTHKGTYDGECPFYCSFSGYNDELLWAAAWLYKATRKSMYLTYIREEAISAAVTEFSWDLKYAGAQILLSEFFFEGDKSLETYRTHADSFVCSVLPDSPYHQIYLSPGGMIHLRDGANTQYVTGTAMLLDIYGDFLAKNNQKVTCGSKQFDSTRLLAFTKQQMDYLLGSNPERRSYMVGFGNNPPTQAHHRGASVPVLGPTEVVSCPMSFVNWFTKNAPNPNELTGAILGGPDRYDHFTDKRWTSSMTEPCTYINSMAVGTLAKLASHLA from the exons ATGGGGGTTCGTTTAAGAGGGCCGGCCGCCATCTCAGTGGCATGTTTTGCGATCTTCGGAGGGTTATTTGTCCCTGTCATGAGCACTGGCTTCAACTACAAGGATGCCCTCACGAAATCCCTTATTTTCCTAGAGGCACAGAGGTCGGGGAAGCTCCCCCCGAACCATAGGCTGTCTTGGAGGGGAGACTCTGCCCTGGAGGATGGGAAGCTTGCAAAT GTGGACCTTGTTGGGGGATACTATGATGCAGGTGACAATGTGAAGTATGGACTTCCAATGGCATTCACGGTGACCACTCTATCTTGGGCTGCCATTTTCTATCATCGGGAGCTCCAAGTCGCCGGTGAGCTCAGAAATGTGCAGGCTGCGATCAAATGGGGCACCGATTACTTCCTCAAAGCTAGCTCCAAGAAAAACCGGTTGTATGTTCAG GTGGGAGACCCAGTACCGGATCACTCATGTTGGGTTAGGCCAGAGAATATGAAGACACCAAGAACTGTACTAAAGATTGACGAGAACAACCCAGGTTCTGAGATTGCAGCCGAAACTGCTGCTGCCATGGCCGCTTCATCTATTGTCTTCCGGCTCTCGGATCGCCCCTATGCTCGCCGCCTCCTCAATAAGGCCAAGCTG CTATTCCAGTTCGCTAGGACCCATAAGGGAACTTACGATGGGGAGTGCCCATTTTACTGCTCTTTCTCCGGATACAAc GATGAGCTTCTATGGGCAGCCGCATGGCTATATAAGGCCACAAGGAAAAGTATGTATCTGACATACATCCGGGAGGAGGCTATTAGCGCTGCTGTGACTGAGTTCAGCTGGGATCTCAAATATGCAGGGGCCCAAATCCTTCTTTCAGAG TTCTTCTTTGAAGGAGATAAGAGCTTAGAGACGTATAGAACGCATGCCGATAGCTTCGTGTGCTCTGTGCTCCCTGATAGCCCATATCATCAGATTTATCTCTCTccag GGGGAATGATTCATTTAAGGGACGGGGCGAACACTCAATACGTGACCGGAACAGCTATGTTGTTGGATATCTACGGGGATTTCTTAGCCAAGAACAATCAGAAAGTGACATGCGGAAGCAAACAATTCGACTCAACCCGCCTCCTTGCCTTCACAAAGCAACAG ATGGACTACTTACTGGGAAGCAATCCAGAAAGAAGATCGTACATGGTTGGTTTCGGAAACAACCCCCCAACCCAGGCCCACCATAGAGGCGCCTCCGTTCCCGTGTTGGGCCCCACCGAGGTTGTCAGCTGCCCGATGAGCTTTGTCAACTGGTTCACCAAGAATGCTCCGAACCCGAATGAGCTCACGGGAGCCATCCTAGGTGGACCCGACCGGTATGACCACTTCACTGACAAGCGCTGGACTTCTTCCATGACAGAGCCCTGCACATACATCAACTCCATGGCCGTTGGCACCTTGGCGAAGCTCGCTTCACATCTAGCCTGA
- the LOC116195182 gene encoding endoglucanase 16 isoform X1: MGVRLRGPAAISVACFAIFGGLFVPVMSTGFNYKDALTKSLIFLEAQRSGKLPPNHRLSWRGDSALEDGKLANVHVDLVGGYYDAGDNVKYGLPMAFTVTTLSWAAIFYHRELQVAGELRNVQAAIKWGTDYFLKASSKKNRLYVQVGDPVPDHSCWVRPENMKTPRTVLKIDENNPGSEIAAETAAAMAASSIVFRLSDRPYARRLLNKAKLLFQFARTHKGTYDGECPFYCSFSGYNDELLWAAAWLYKATRKSMYLTYIREEAISAAVTEFSWDLKYAGAQILLSEFFFEGDKSLETYRTHADSFVCSVLPDSPYHQIYLSPGGMIHLRDGANTQYVTGTAMLLDIYGDFLAKNNQKVTCGSKQFDSTRLLAFTKQQMDYLLGSNPERRSYMVGFGNNPPTQAHHRGASVPVLGPTEVVSCPMSFVNWFTKNAPNPNELTGAILGGPDRYDHFTDKRWTSSMTEPCTYINSMAVGTLAKLASHLA; the protein is encoded by the exons ATGGGGGTTCGTTTAAGAGGGCCGGCCGCCATCTCAGTGGCATGTTTTGCGATCTTCGGAGGGTTATTTGTCCCTGTCATGAGCACTGGCTTCAACTACAAGGATGCCCTCACGAAATCCCTTATTTTCCTAGAGGCACAGAGGTCGGGGAAGCTCCCCCCGAACCATAGGCTGTCTTGGAGGGGAGACTCTGCCCTGGAGGATGGGAAGCTTGCAAATGTACAT GTGGACCTTGTTGGGGGATACTATGATGCAGGTGACAATGTGAAGTATGGACTTCCAATGGCATTCACGGTGACCACTCTATCTTGGGCTGCCATTTTCTATCATCGGGAGCTCCAAGTCGCCGGTGAGCTCAGAAATGTGCAGGCTGCGATCAAATGGGGCACCGATTACTTCCTCAAAGCTAGCTCCAAGAAAAACCGGTTGTATGTTCAG GTGGGAGACCCAGTACCGGATCACTCATGTTGGGTTAGGCCAGAGAATATGAAGACACCAAGAACTGTACTAAAGATTGACGAGAACAACCCAGGTTCTGAGATTGCAGCCGAAACTGCTGCTGCCATGGCCGCTTCATCTATTGTCTTCCGGCTCTCGGATCGCCCCTATGCTCGCCGCCTCCTCAATAAGGCCAAGCTG CTATTCCAGTTCGCTAGGACCCATAAGGGAACTTACGATGGGGAGTGCCCATTTTACTGCTCTTTCTCCGGATACAAc GATGAGCTTCTATGGGCAGCCGCATGGCTATATAAGGCCACAAGGAAAAGTATGTATCTGACATACATCCGGGAGGAGGCTATTAGCGCTGCTGTGACTGAGTTCAGCTGGGATCTCAAATATGCAGGGGCCCAAATCCTTCTTTCAGAG TTCTTCTTTGAAGGAGATAAGAGCTTAGAGACGTATAGAACGCATGCCGATAGCTTCGTGTGCTCTGTGCTCCCTGATAGCCCATATCATCAGATTTATCTCTCTccag GGGGAATGATTCATTTAAGGGACGGGGCGAACACTCAATACGTGACCGGAACAGCTATGTTGTTGGATATCTACGGGGATTTCTTAGCCAAGAACAATCAGAAAGTGACATGCGGAAGCAAACAATTCGACTCAACCCGCCTCCTTGCCTTCACAAAGCAACAG ATGGACTACTTACTGGGAAGCAATCCAGAAAGAAGATCGTACATGGTTGGTTTCGGAAACAACCCCCCAACCCAGGCCCACCATAGAGGCGCCTCCGTTCCCGTGTTGGGCCCCACCGAGGTTGTCAGCTGCCCGATGAGCTTTGTCAACTGGTTCACCAAGAATGCTCCGAACCCGAATGAGCTCACGGGAGCCATCCTAGGTGGACCCGACCGGTATGACCACTTCACTGACAAGCGCTGGACTTCTTCCATGACAGAGCCCTGCACATACATCAACTCCATGGCCGTTGGCACCTTGGCGAAGCTCGCTTCACATCTAGCCTGA